ATTTGCACTTTAAACACGGATTTAACGCTCTTAATTGGTTGGCACTCAGAGGATTTAGGATTATAATAAAACGGCGTTTAATTTCATTGCTTGAGAGATTGTaattattggaaaaaaataaagctttgggGACAGAGTGATGAGCAAGGAGGGGGTTCATCCTGAAACGGGGCCATTCAAGGACAAACGATTGACGTCGGTGCCGTCCACGGAGCAATGGCGTTTATAATTAGCGGAATAAAAGCCAAAATATAATCATAATTATCTGAAATGAATCGGCATCAATGCCCAAAACTTCTCTCTCTGCACCCAGAGGAACATTTTGTCTCAATATCAAGGCTATTGGCAGATAATTAATAATGCTTCTAATGCAATTAACCAAAATCATCACAATTTGTCAaatctttgacattttctgtcttATTATTCATCCGACGGAGAGTTGCATGAAAATACTGCCTCATTTGTTTGAATCTGCCCCATAATTAACATGTCGGAGAAGGAGGCAGAAGcgttaatgccccccccccatttctggtcttccccccccccgtgaacgTCTGAACGAGATTGTTTGACAAAATAGCATCGACGACGATGTCTGCCCCCTAGCAACATGATgggtctcctgtctcccgtctggaTTGACGGAGAGACTCTTGAAGGCGCTAGCTGGCGGCGTTGCCCTGGGATGGATGTGCAGGTTGAGCAGAACGCGGCTCGTGTGATGAATACCTAATCGTGAATACCTAATCGGCCTGTTTTTGAGCGTCTCCTGTCTGcattttcttccttctctttctgaaCTTCTTAAAACCTCCAGCCGGGCCTTTTTGTGAATGCGCAATGGGAAACAGGCGCCTGAAAACGCTTCCAACGCATCCCTGCACGCCCACACGCAGACTCCCgctgtgctgctcctccacgtgCGAATCATCTCGTACTCGGTCGGAGGAACGGGAGTCGGGGTGCGTTCGCTTCCTGCTGCGCCGGATAGAAAAGACGGCCGATATTAAAGCCTTTCCTCTCAGGTGTGCCGCCTCGCCAGGAGTGATTGTTATTTACCGCCTCCTATCAGACTTAAAAACGTAACACCAACCCACTCGGATTCAGACGAGCCGCAGAGAAAACGCATTTCTCGCTCTTTTCCATCAAAGCGTGTGATTctcaaacatattttttatttttttttagagccaTCTCGGTAAAGTTTATCGCCCTCTCTGTGGTGAACTCCGTTATTTAATAAGTGAGTCGACGCGTTTCATTCCACAGCAAGAGAGACTCCATTTGAAGAAATGAGACCTACTTGGACAAAGTGATTTCTGGCACGAGAGGGAAAAAGCACATTATTGCCGCCATTAAAGTTCCGAGTCGTTTGGAGACCACTGTGTCCAACGCAAAGATCTATTTGGAATTGGTTGAACTTTTCAGCCGCTTGTGAAAATGTATATTAAATGTTTGACGCCGTTTCATTGCAATCTTTTTATCGCAGATTAGCGTAGCTTAATTAGACATGTCGGCGCCGTTTTTTTTGGCGTTTGGGGCAGACCGGGCCCGGGTTTGTCTTTATCTCCGGTCTGAAGGATCTTCATTTGAATCTTTGAGAAATGTGAATAGTGCAACTTGAAAGGcggaaaatacaaataaaatgtatttctgtgtgttcaTGCACCTGTAACGGAAAATTCGGGACTGCTGTCACGCTTTAAAGGTCAGTCACTTAAGATTCATCGCTTTCTGGAGCCACCAATAAAAGGCCTTTCTTTCCTCCGTCGGCCCCATCCGATCCTCCGGTTGTCATGACGGAGCATCAAAACGAATCACAGCAGACAATATTGTGACGGAAATTCTCACTGGGTTGGtttctaaataataaatgttgctGACTTTCATAggcataaaaacaaacagtccAGCATGGAGGAACGAAGCAGTAGTTTGTGTTCTAATTTGACTTTCTATGCGAAGTTATGAGTATTATTTATACTCAGAacaaattattatattatttattatttatttgagcaaCCTTCTCTTTAAAAGCCGTGATTGGTTTCGAATCTCTAAAACACACCTGTGATTCACTAAGACATCTTTCAGGTGCAAAAGAACGCTCCGAAATCAGAGGACGCTttgactggagggggggggaactcgTGGAAAATATCCTCTGTAGTCAGATATCTCCTTCAGAGAATGACAGCAGATACCTGGAGACGCCTCGCTGTCCTCCCCTCCGCCCGGGCGGCGTCCCAGCGGCGTCCCAGCGGCTCAGGAGTTCAAAGTCATGCTCAGGCAGATTTGTGCTCATCTGGCAGCCGCCGCCAGCTTCGATGCTCTGCTTGGCTCCTCAAGCCGGAAAATGCCATAATGTGTCCTGCGGTGGTCGGATGCGCATCCTTCCATCAGGGGCTCCATCTGTGCCGAGTCCGCGCGCGAACACGCACGCCATAAATCACGCATCATACGGGGTGGCGATGCGAAGATCGGTGCGGCGAAAAAGCACAACAGGCGCGGCAacatagaaaaatgtcaaaagtaaATGGAGACAAAGGTCATTCGAGAGCGTCTCATTACTTCCTTGACTTTTGAAATGTTGTCcagttaaatgtatttaaacgtGAGAGAATCAGTCGAGCAATGTGTTTCCGTGTAATATCCTGAATAGTTCTGAACGTTATTATGTTAATGTCCAGTACATCACAAACAATAATGCGTTATGTCCTATAAACGGTATATTTTCACGTGTTTTAAATGACCTCTATTTCAGCTACTGGTTTCCTTCTGTACGTTGTTGGAGGTGCTCTTGCCTGGCGGTCCTCCTGTGTGTTTCAGGCATGCGCTTTCCACCAGACCTCCACGAATGCATTTCCTTTATTGAGCCAGCGTGCATGCGCTTTGTGAACGGTTACATCATCGTTAATACGTTCTGCCTTCcacgctccccccccctgctgcatcCAGGTAGTTTATTATATGGAGCcggtgggagtgtgtgtgccagagagttgtgtttatatatatgtgtgtgtgtgtgtgtgtgtgtgagtgtgtgttcctGGCTGGAACAGTTATTTTTAACTTCTCTCTTCTAGGACGCGTGCACTTTCTGCCGGGCAGGTTGTGTGTGGGGGCCCtgagggaatgtgtgtgtgtttctgttcagtccagtgtgtgtgtgagtttgtgttttctgttcggTCACTCCCAGCGGACCGCAGCCTTGTCGGGGTTTGCGGAGGCCCGCCGCTCGGTCATTCTGCATCATTACTAAATCACACACCCttccatgtcccccccccccccccccgatgatgTCACCAGAAGGTTATTAAGAGTCGTGCTGTTGCAGGAAGAGGATGAATGAAATCCTGAACTTCCCTTCAACTTGTTCTCCTAATTTGTGTCCTCGTTTATCTCGTAGCTCAAACCGACGTTCTCGTTTGCTGCCGTTGTTTAAACCTCTCGGACTTTCTCCGAGGGTGTTTTTCTGTGCATTTGAAAATGGGTCACCCACCGAGCTTTTATCCTGAAAGCCAGGCCGCCCTTGTTACAGCTCGGTCGAACCGATAAATCACGCCGTTGAGTTGCAGCCTCGGTTGTTCCTCCGGCTCCCGGCTGAAGTTTCGCCGGCGTGTTATTCCGCCGGATTCCCAGACCAACCGTTGCTTCTACATATTTGTCTTATTGATCGTTTGTAGTCCGCAACGTGTAGAAAACGAGTGTAAGATGTTGTCGGGGGGAGAGTGAAAGGAGTGAAGGGGAGAACATTTCCCCCCTGAAATGTATGCAGAATTGATGtgaaggagaaaaggaaaagctTTTCGGTCGGAAGGAAAGAAGAATGATGGAGAGGGAGCGACTGGGTGTATGGGAATATTGAGCCACAAAGCATTTATGTCAGATCAAAGCTAATCCTTATCTTCGGGGAAGGATTCCGTAATACCCTGGGCTGTCTCGCCCCCTCAAGGGCAGCCTTCCTGTCCTCACTTCTCTGTAAAGCTGCAGGGATTTCTTTCCACACTTTTCCTTAACTTTGATTCAGTAACTAAGTAAAATAGGTCAGCTGAGAAGAGTAGAGCAAGGTGGTGAGAGGAGTGGAGGGTCTGGCCCAAGGACTCGGGGTGCCAGGGGCCGGTGGTGTTCGGCCGCGCTACCCTCAATGCTTCACTCTTGCGTTGTTTTGCATCTACTAATGTTTATTTAGTTGATTCTTTCACACAAAGCGACTCGCCTGAACAATCACCAGTTCAATACCTGTCTAGAACCGCTCCGAATAGGAAACATCCAGTTACCTTGGCTCTGATATCCGCTCCGGATGTCTCCTCGATGCCTCCCAAGCAGGTATTCTGGCTCATACAAGCTGAAAGAGAACCAGagtaggcaaaaaaaaaaaaaagacttctacCTCCCACGTTGCCTGGGAATAGCTTCAAAACCCTTAGGAAGCGCTGGAGGACACGGTTGTAGACAAGGGCATCTTGACtatctttgttttgtctgctgCGGCAATGTCCTGGCCCTTGATATTGATTGATCTATCGATTATAGATGTCTTCAAAAGGATTTGGTTTGACGAGTAGAATGGATTTTCACTTGAGAAAATACTATAAAACCGTCAACCTGGTCTTGTTGAAGTTTTGTCTCTCCCAAGGTCGAATGGGATCAACATCTTGTCTCCAAAGGAGCCGAACTGAAGGAGCCTCGAATAAACCGCTGCTGGCATGCCAGGTGCGCTAACGCTCTTATCTGTCGTTGCTATGGCCTCCCCACAGGGTGCTATGAGCAGCTTAATTGCCTGATATCTTGTTTTTGATAAAGGACAGGGCGGTGGTTAACTTTTTCTATTTCCATGACCACTTTCCTTACAATCTCTGCCCTCCATCTCGCTCTTCACTCAAGCTGTCTGTCCCATTCCCGTCACGCCTGGAGGGACGGCGGCGGAGAGCAAGCAAAATCTAGTTGTCTTCCCTCCTCGGCAGTTTTCACACTTGACAGTTTGGGCGAAAAATACGTCTATAGCCTATTCTGTATTCATTGTTTCCTCTGCGCTATCTTGACAGGGTTTAATCGTCTTTAAAAAAGTAAACGGTCGCAGCTTTTGCATGGATTAACGCGCTGGATGTGATTACCTGAGAGGAGTCGGGGATTGTTTATGGAGCGCGTCTCCTGAAGGAGGCGGGAGAATTAGCCGTTTTTAACATGGGGCACCGAAGGGTTTCATGAAGTCTGCAGCCAGCTGGAGGCTGATCTGTGGGATGTATGCCTTACAAAACAATGGCTCTGTCATCCGTGATGCACGACCCGACCGCTGCGTCTTCCTCATACGGAGCTCTGCCTTAGCTCCTTGCAGTGAGATCACTCATCTGAGTGTTTGGGAGGTTTGGCATCGCTCACGCGTCTCAGGATGTTCAAGTCTTTGAAAGACCGTAGCGGCATGTTTGCTAGTGTGAGCTCGCGAGACGCCAGTTTTCTGTCCTCTGAACAATGCTTCTCTTCTCATCTCTTGCAGATGAATGGTCATGTCGCTGCTGcagagctgtgatgtcactgtaaGGTCCAGGACCGTGGTGGGACGTCGAGAATCGGAACCAGTCGTGTGCTCTTAACTTGTGTAACTCGTCTACGAGTCCTGCTTGAGTCAACCGATTTGCGGTCGTTTGTCGGTTAATATTAAAACGGACCTCCGACACAtctttgggggggaaaaaaaatggagaCTCTTTCCCAAGATTCCTTTCTGGAGTGTCAGATCTGCTTTAACTACTACAGCCCGCGCCGGCGGCCCAAACTCCTGGATTGCCGACACACGTGTTGCTCGGTGTGTCTGACCCAGATGCGCAGCAGCCAGAAGGAGATTCGCTGTCCCTGGTGCCGAGGCGTCACCAAGCTCCCGCCGGGCCTGTCTGTCTCCCAGCTCCCGGATGACCCAGACATCATCACGGTCATCGCCATCCCCCACGCCTCCGAGCACACGCCCGTCTTCATCCGTCTCCCCAGCAATGGCTGCTACATGGTGCCGCTGCCTGTCGCCAAGGAGCGAGCGCTTGGCCTACCGGGGGAACTGGGATGTCGCTTCTTGCCTGGCAGCCAGCAGAAGGGGGTGACGGTGGTGACCATGCCCGAGCAGCAGCCTCTGGGCATGAGTATGGCTCTGGACGGCGTTGGGGTGGGGCTGGAAGGAGGCGAGGGTGAGAGGAGAGCTACCGGCCCGGTGGGTGGAGGTGGAAAGGGCTCCACGTGGTCTGGTGTGTGCACGGTGATCCTGGTGGCATGCGTGCTGCTTTTCCTCCTGGGCATTGTGCTCCACAACATGTCCTGCATCTCCAAACGATTCACTGTCATCTCCTGTGGCTGAGGGCAGGAGGATGTTCGGAGTGCTGcggagcgcccccccccctggatttACCCCTCTTAGTCCTGCCTCTCCTACCTATGATGCGAGCGGCATCATAGGTATCGACAGAAACTGCTGCGCAAGATAGGAAAATGTAGGAAGGAGATCCATCAACAATGTgtcccttctttttttattttgcggACGGGATTGTATCAAAAGAAAACCGGAAATTCAAATGATATCCTTGACTTTTCTCTTGTCTGATGAAAGTCTGCCGGCCCTGAGCATCCCACCCTTTACGTTTTCCCTGAATGGATGCTTCGGGAGTTCGTCCAATGTTCCGGTCTGATGTGTTCTTGGCAAGCTGGCGTGCTTTTAGCCAGCAGTCTCTGGCTATGTGCTGATTTGACTCTCACAGCCTTTTGGATTGTAGAAGTACATAAACTATCGCATCGTAGTTCGTCAAGTGGATCGGTTCTGGTGTC
This DNA window, taken from Brachionichthys hirsutus isolate HB-005 chromosome 14, CSIRO-AGI_Bhir_v1, whole genome shotgun sequence, encodes the following:
- the rnf152 gene encoding E3 ubiquitin-protein ligase rnf152; translated protein: METLSQDSFLECQICFNYYSPRRRPKLLDCRHTCCSVCLTQMRSSQKEIRCPWCRGVTKLPPGLSVSQLPDDPDIITVIAIPHASEHTPVFIRLPSNGCYMVPLPVAKERALGLPGELGCRFLPGSQQKGVTVVTMPEQQPLGMSMALDGVGVGLEGGEGERRATGPVGGGGKGSTWSGVCTVILVACVLLFLLGIVLHNMSCISKRFTVISCG